In Nicotiana tabacum cultivar K326 chromosome 19, ASM71507v2, whole genome shotgun sequence, one DNA window encodes the following:
- the LOC107815293 gene encoding uncharacterized protein LOC107815293, translating to MEAGDEALEMVDSKDLQQQSKALDKLTDHVEDRQLDSSRVQTAMASIYASKEADLQAMRMREKELAAVKINAVDIDIIANELEVDKKVVERTLREHKGDDIAAIRHLLN from the coding sequence ATGGAAGCGGGAGACGAAGCACTAGAAATGGTGGACTCAAAGGATTTGCAGCAGCAAAGCAAAGCCCTTGATAAGCTCACTGACCATGTCGAAGATCGTCAGCTCGATTCCTCCCGTGTTCAAACGGCTATGGCTTCAATTTATGCATCCAAAGAAGCTGATCTTCAAGCTATGAGGATGAGGGAAAAGGAACTAGCTGCTGTTAAGATCAATGCTGTTGATATTGATATAATTGCAAATGAACTGGAGGTGGACAAGAAGGTTGTTGAAAGGACTTTGAGAGAGCATAAAGGTGATGATATAGCTGCAATAAGGCATTTGCTGAATTAA
- the LOC107815294 gene encoding LOW QUALITY PROTEIN: chloroplast envelope quinone oxidoreductase homolog (The sequence of the model RefSeq protein was modified relative to this genomic sequence to represent the inferred CDS: deleted 2 bases in 1 codon): MARILTKLMRAVQYDSYGGGAAGLKHVEVPVPTPDKDEVLLKLEATSLNPVDLRFQKGVARPFIPRKFPVIPGTDVAGEVVEVGPNVVKFKAGDKVVALLNPLIGGGLAEYAVAKESLTVPRPEEVSAAEGAGLPIAALTAHKALVDVAGLKLDGSGPREHILVTAASGGVGHYAVQLAKLGNTHVTGTCGARNIEFVKSLGADEVLDYTTPEGAALKSPSGQKYDVVVHCARGVSWSTFEPNLSDTGKVIDLTPGPSSMCTYVLKKLTFSKKQLLPLILIPKGDKELKLLVRLVKEGKLKTVFDSKHPLSKAQDAWAKSLDGHATGKIIVEI; this comes from the exons ATGGCGAGGATTTTGACAAAGCTAATGCGCGCAGTCCAGTACGATTCTTATGGAGGCGGGGCTGCTGGCTTGAAG CATGTTGAAGTTCCAGTGCCTACTCCAGACAAGGATGAGGTCTTGCTAAAGTTGGAAGCAACAAGCTTAAATCCAGTAGACTTGAGATTTCAGAAAGGTGTGGCTCGTCCTTTTATTCCTCGCAAATTTCCCGTAATACCTG GTACTGATGTAGCAGGGGAGGTTGTAGAAGTTGGACCCAATGTTGTAAAATTTAAGGCTGGTGACAAAGTTGTGGCTCTTCTTAATCCACTT ATTGGAGGCGGATTGGCCGAGTATGCAGTCGCAAAGGAGAGCTTGACTGTTCCAAGGCCAGAAGAGGTATCGGCTGCTGAAGGTGCAGGCCTTCCAATTGCTGCTCTTACAGCACACAAGGCCCTTGTTGATGTTGCTGGACTCAAACTAGACGGAAGTGGACCGCGT GAACATATTCTTGTCACAGCTGCCTCGGGTGGTGTTGGACACTATGCTGTTCAATTGGCAAAGCTAGGTAATACACATGTTACAGGGACATGTGGAGCTCGTAACATTGAATTCGTAAAGAGTTTGGGAGCAGATGAGGTTCTTGACTACACGACGCCAGAAGGAGCAGCTCTTAAGAGTCCATCAGGCCAGAAATATGATGTAGTGGTTCACTGTGCTAGAGGAGTTTCCTGGTCAACATTTGAGCCTAATTTGAGTGACACAGGAAAGGTCATTGATCTGACTCCCGGGCCTAGTTCAATGTGCACCTATGTATTGAAAAAACTGACCTTCTCCAAAAAGCAGTTGCTGCCATTGATTTTGATTCCTAAAGGAGATAAGGAACTGAAGTTGCTTGTCCGGTTGGTAAAGGAAGGGAAGCTTAAGACTGTATTTGACTCCAAGCATCCTCTAAGCAAGGCACAAGATGCTTGGGCCAAGAGCCTTGATGGACATGCCACGGGGAAGATCATTGTGGAAATATAA